A DNA window from Mariprofundus aestuarium contains the following coding sequences:
- the nhaA gene encoding Na+/H+ antiporter NhaA has protein sequence MVAAIKTFLRLESASGILLIAAALLAMLLANSPLSHYYDLLLDTPVEVRIGALQIAKPLLLWINDGLMALFFFIVGLELKREILEGELGSARAIALPAFAAIGGMALPALIYILVNGHDPVALQGWAIPTATDIAFALAVLTLLGDRVPLALKTFLVSLAIFDDIGAIVIIAIFYTSNISAISLITAAVCMTALALLNRGNVYRLTPYIFFGLVMWVAVLKSGVHATLAGVFLAMFIPLAREPESGRSPLKELEHDLHGLVAFVILPIFAFANSGLNVSAMGIDEMLHPVTIGIALGLFIGKQLGVFTFAWLAVKMGLAKLPKNVDWSLIYGVSLLCGIGFTMSLFIGSLAFESSGNNLLFDERLGIILASSLSAICGYIWLKKSLK, from the coding sequence ATGGTTGCAGCAATCAAAACATTTTTAAGGCTCGAATCAGCCAGCGGCATCCTGTTGATTGCCGCGGCCCTGCTTGCCATGCTGCTGGCAAACTCTCCGCTTTCGCACTACTACGACCTGCTGCTTGATACACCCGTAGAGGTACGTATCGGCGCGCTTCAGATTGCCAAGCCACTTTTGCTATGGATCAACGATGGGTTGATGGCCCTGTTCTTTTTCATTGTTGGCCTGGAGTTGAAGCGGGAAATACTTGAAGGTGAGCTGGGCAGCGCACGCGCTATTGCTCTGCCTGCCTTTGCTGCAATTGGCGGCATGGCTCTACCGGCTCTGATCTATATTCTGGTGAATGGCCATGATCCGGTTGCCCTGCAGGGCTGGGCAATCCCTACAGCGACCGATATTGCTTTTGCACTTGCCGTACTGACCCTGCTGGGTGATCGCGTACCGCTGGCACTAAAAACCTTTTTGGTATCGCTGGCGATCTTTGATGATATCGGTGCGATCGTCATTATCGCTATCTTCTATACCAGCAATATCTCCGCAATCAGTCTGATCACCGCCGCTGTCTGCATGACTGCGCTTGCCCTGCTGAACAGGGGAAATGTTTACAGGCTGACGCCATACATCTTTTTTGGACTGGTGATGTGGGTAGCTGTACTGAAATCGGGCGTACATGCCACGCTTGCCGGTGTATTTCTGGCAATGTTTATTCCTCTTGCCAGGGAACCGGAGAGTGGGCGTTCGCCGCTTAAAGAGCTGGAGCATGACCTGCACGGCCTGGTCGCCTTTGTCATCCTTCCCATCTTTGCCTTTGCCAACTCGGGACTGAATGTAAGTGCCATGGGCATTGATGAGATGTTACATCCAGTAACCATTGGCATCGCACTAGGCCTGTTTATCGGCAAACAGCTTGGCGTATTCACCTTTGCCTGGCTGGCAGTAAAAATGGGACTAGCCAAGCTGCCAAAGAACGTCGACTGGTCACTTATTTACGGTGTATCACTGCTCTGCGGTATCGGTTTCACGATGAGCCTCTTTATCGGCTCCCTCGCTTTTGAGAGTAGTGGTAACAATCTCCTCTTCGATGAGCGCCTGGGTATCATTTTAGCTTCCAGCCTCTCAGCCATCTGCGGCTACATCTGGCTCAAAAAGTCTCTGAAGTAA
- a CDS encoding thiamine pyrophosphate-dependent enzyme yields MSELMKAKEYQSGIHPVWCAGCGNYGALAAVYRALAELQIDPANLVNISGIGCSSRMPYFLKAFKMHTLHGRAGPVATGLQLARPDLKVLVTGGDGDGFSIGGGHMPHLGRTNVNLTYVLMDNHIYGLTKGQASPTSRREMKAYTTPYGGIEAPMWPLLYMLTYGATYVGQAFAGDAKMCAELIKGGLEHRGMAYIHILSQCPSFNKMDTADYFKSIIKEVPEGHDVTDLRKAMRLVYKFKEKEKEPVGLLYKTQRPTLDDIMADLVKQAGGSKDYDIRKIIDLSHP; encoded by the coding sequence ATGAGTGAACTCATGAAAGCCAAAGAGTATCAGTCGGGCATACATCCGGTCTGGTGCGCAGGCTGTGGCAACTACGGTGCACTCGCCGCAGTCTACCGCGCACTGGCCGAGTTGCAGATAGACCCCGCCAATCTCGTAAACATCTCAGGCATAGGCTGCAGCTCGCGCATGCCCTACTTCCTCAAAGCCTTTAAAATGCACACCCTGCACGGGCGCGCAGGCCCTGTGGCCACAGGCCTGCAACTGGCTAGGCCTGACCTGAAGGTGCTGGTTACCGGTGGCGATGGTGATGGCTTCTCCATCGGTGGCGGACACATGCCACATCTGGGGCGCACCAACGTTAACCTCACCTATGTGCTGATGGACAATCACATCTACGGGCTAACCAAGGGACAGGCTTCGCCCACATCCAGGCGGGAGATGAAAGCCTACACCACCCCCTATGGCGGCATTGAGGCACCGATGTGGCCACTGCTCTACATGCTCACCTACGGCGCCACCTACGTGGGACAGGCCTTTGCCGGCGATGCAAAGATGTGCGCTGAACTGATCAAGGGCGGGCTGGAACACAGGGGCATGGCCTATATCCATATCCTCAGCCAGTGCCCCAGCTTCAACAAGATGGACACCGCTGACTATTTCAAGTCCATCATCAAGGAAGTTCCGGAAGGCCATGATGTGACTGACCTTCGCAAGGCGATGCGACTAGTCTACAAGTTCAAAGAGAAGGAGAAGGAGCCGGTAGGCCTTCTGTATAAAACCCAGCGCCCAACATTGGACGATATCATGGCCGACCTGGTCAAACAGGCCGGTGGTTCAAAGGATTACGATATCCGCAAAATCATCGATCTTTCGCATCCATAG
- a CDS encoding LolA family protein translates to MKQLTPSSLVIFSFALFMFISPLHAAELKPVEQTNGHEQSSDDFFTSSINRLSGLPGFQCQFDQLMVFSDGGSQHFSGEVAVLKPKRFRWSYHQPYEQLYVGDGSVIWHYEPDLLQAERLNDLDQVDPAVMKLLDGRVSVKDVEILNQKQDSELETSHYQVRIGDSAAVWLGFNKLGDLIAIERKDMLGNSNRMQLSECSYIAPSVNLFSFAPPEGVDLLDLRTANSE, encoded by the coding sequence GTGAAGCAGTTAACCCCCTCATCGTTGGTGATTTTCTCTTTTGCCCTGTTTATGTTTATCTCACCGTTGCACGCCGCCGAGTTGAAACCGGTTGAGCAGACTAATGGGCATGAGCAGTCGTCGGACGACTTTTTTACCAGCAGCATCAACCGCCTTTCCGGGCTACCGGGTTTTCAGTGCCAGTTCGACCAGTTGATGGTTTTCAGTGATGGCGGTAGCCAGCACTTCTCCGGTGAGGTGGCTGTGCTCAAGCCCAAGCGCTTTCGCTGGTCCTATCACCAGCCTTATGAGCAGCTCTATGTCGGAGATGGTTCGGTCATCTGGCACTATGAGCCAGACCTGCTGCAGGCTGAACGCCTGAATGACCTTGATCAGGTCGATCCCGCCGTGATGAAGCTTCTGGATGGACGTGTGTCGGTGAAGGATGTGGAAATTTTAAATCAGAAGCAGGATAGCGAACTTGAAACCAGTCACTATCAGGTGCGCATTGGCGACTCTGCGGCAGTCTGGCTGGGGTTCAATAAACTGGGTGACCTGATCGCTATTGAGCGCAAGGATATGCTCGGTAACAGTAACCGGATGCAGTTGTCTGAGTGCTCTTACATTGCACCTTCGGTAAATCTATTTAGTTTTGCACCGCCAGAGGGTGTGGATTTGTTAGATCTGCGCACAGCAAACAGTGAATAA
- a CDS encoding GFA family protein — MNELAPNKISCLCGVVTLTTKPIKQQFTACHCGMCRRWGGGPLLAVDCGTEVQFDGDEFVAIYNSSEWAERGFCKKCGTHLFYRLKESREYQIPVGLFEEVVTLKFGLQVFIDRKPDYYTFADITQKMSEEEIYEMYKPKS, encoded by the coding sequence ATGAATGAGTTGGCACCTAACAAGATATCCTGCCTTTGCGGGGTAGTAACCCTCACTACCAAACCAATCAAACAACAGTTTACAGCATGTCATTGTGGCATGTGTAGGCGATGGGGTGGCGGCCCTTTGTTGGCAGTTGATTGTGGAACAGAAGTTCAGTTTGATGGGGATGAATTTGTAGCGATATATAACTCGTCTGAATGGGCAGAACGTGGGTTTTGCAAGAAGTGTGGAACACACTTGTTTTATCGTTTAAAGGAGTCTCGAGAGTATCAAATTCCTGTTGGACTATTTGAGGAAGTGGTTACCCTGAAGTTTGGACTTCAAGTGTTTATCGATAGAAAACCCGATTATTACACCTTTGCCGATATAACCCAGAAGATGAGTGAGGAAGAGATATACGAGATGTATAAACCTAAGAGTTAG
- the crcB gene encoding fluoride efflux transporter CrcB — protein MTGQLIAVAIGGASGAVMRWLMASGIQRLAGGPFPWGTFAVNAIGSFLLGFLFVWLIERSTVSELVRLALTVGFLGAFTTFSTYSLESIRLLQEGALALAFGNVVGQVVVCLTLTWLGIQLARAL, from the coding sequence GTGACGGGGCAGTTGATCGCAGTGGCAATCGGAGGAGCAAGCGGTGCAGTGATGCGCTGGTTGATGGCGTCCGGTATCCAGAGGCTGGCTGGCGGTCCGTTTCCCTGGGGCACCTTTGCGGTCAATGCGATTGGTAGTTTCCTGCTTGGTTTCCTCTTTGTCTGGCTGATTGAGCGCTCCACGGTCAGTGAACTTGTGCGCCTGGCACTCACCGTTGGTTTTCTTGGTGCCTTCACCACTTTCTCCACCTATTCGCTGGAGTCGATTCGCCTTTTGCAGGAGGGAGCCTTGGCGCTCGCTTTCGGCAATGTGGTGGGTCAGGTGGTTGTCTGCCTCACTCTGACATGGCTGGGGATCCAGCTCGCCCGCGCGCTCTAG
- a CDS encoding replication-associated recombination protein A, with protein MASGNEVAIPLAHRMRPKSLDEVAGQHELTRPDSWFAAMMAEGRCISCIFWGPPGVGKTTLATMMADAAGLPFTQLSAVSAGKAEVQQVVRQAKEQGQTWLLFLDEIHRFNKAQQDVLLPYIEDGTLVLVGATTENPSFTLNNALLSRCRMIVLNALEPADIESILLRAVTFLQQESPAFTVDSDAVSWLASGSDGDARYAINALNALFESDRSKSWSKQAVKAQSLRRAARYDRDGDAHYDLISALHKCIRDSDADASVYWLARMLEAGEQPLYIARRLIRMATEDIGLADPKALNVTLDAHRMYEILGSPEGEQGLFEAAIYLALAPKSNAAYMAEKGARKLAKETQQTDVPIHLKNAPTKLMKELGHGVGYQYAHNAVDGVVNQQHLPDGVNAELYQPVDRGFERTLRERMIWLTERKGRGDKP; from the coding sequence ATGGCCAGCGGTAATGAGGTGGCCATACCGCTGGCACACCGCATGCGGCCGAAATCGCTGGACGAGGTGGCAGGGCAACATGAACTGACCCGCCCTGATTCATGGTTTGCAGCGATGATGGCCGAGGGTAGATGCATCTCCTGCATCTTCTGGGGGCCGCCGGGGGTGGGTAAAACCACGCTGGCAACGATGATGGCCGATGCTGCAGGCCTTCCCTTCACACAACTATCTGCCGTTTCAGCAGGTAAGGCCGAGGTGCAGCAGGTTGTGCGGCAGGCCAAAGAGCAGGGCCAAACATGGCTGCTCTTTCTTGATGAGATACACCGTTTTAACAAGGCGCAGCAGGATGTTCTGCTTCCCTATATTGAGGACGGCACACTGGTGCTGGTCGGTGCCACCACCGAGAACCCGTCGTTTACGCTGAATAACGCACTGCTTTCACGTTGCCGGATGATTGTGCTTAATGCACTGGAACCGGCTGATATTGAATCGATCCTGTTGCGTGCTGTGACATTCCTGCAGCAGGAGAGCCCCGCGTTTACTGTTGATTCCGATGCAGTGAGTTGGCTGGCATCAGGAAGCGATGGCGATGCCCGTTATGCGATCAATGCTCTCAATGCACTGTTTGAGTCGGACCGATCTAAAAGCTGGAGCAAGCAGGCGGTGAAGGCGCAGAGCCTCAGACGTGCTGCCCGATATGATCGTGATGGCGATGCCCATTACGATCTGATCTCTGCGCTGCATAAGTGTATACGCGATTCCGATGCCGATGCTTCCGTCTACTGGCTGGCGCGAATGCTGGAGGCGGGAGAGCAGCCGCTTTACATCGCCCGCAGGCTGATCCGCATGGCTACCGAGGATATCGGCCTGGCCGACCCCAAAGCACTGAATGTGACGCTCGATGCGCATCGCATGTATGAGATCCTGGGTTCACCAGAGGGCGAACAGGGGCTTTTTGAGGCAGCAATCTACCTGGCACTAGCCCCAAAGAGCAATGCGGCTTATATGGCCGAGAAGGGTGCGAGAAAGCTGGCAAAAGAGACGCAGCAGACGGATGTGCCGATACACCTGAAAAATGCCCCGACAAAGCTGATGAAGGAGCTTGGTCATGGTGTCGGTTACCAGTATGCACATAATGCAGTGGACGGGGTGGTAAATCAGCAGCATCTTCCCGATGGTGTGAACGCCGAGTTATATCAGCCTGTGGATCGCGGGTTTGAGCGTACGCTCAGAGAGCGCATGATTTGGCTGACTGAGAGAAAGGGCAGGGGAGATAAACCGTGA
- a CDS encoding 2-oxoacid:acceptor oxidoreductase subunit alpha, whose translation MTDHAHDMIFRIAGDGGEGIISCGDLIAAACARSGLEVYTFKTFPAEVRGGYAMYQVRAGMKALHNQGDSFDIFCALNSEAYGLNRSHLVPGTVLVYDDSFSPDIPDGVLAFPIPMTTASKGLGFKKAKNMVALGAISELFNIPAKTLKDVLSDKFRSKGEKVLRSNLAAFDKGAELATGMEKIDKLQLSKGTESKDVIMISGNEAIGLGALIGGLDFFSAYPITPASEIAKYLAMHLPKTGGSLIQAEDEIASISQVIGASFAGKKAMTATSGPGISLMSEMLGFAFMSETPTVVVDVQRGGPSTGLPTKHEQSDLFAAIYGSHGDAVRIVLSVENVADCISMTVDAMNIAENYQSPVILLSESSLAFSSQTIPTPDPDLIEVVQRKRWGGEGEYQRYEMTADFISPMADPGTPCALHIATGLEHKADGRPAFTQDNHEMMSNKRFDKLKSLPDHYHPVEIDGDVKIEADIGIIAWGSTIGVVREAIARLRGEGISVKGFYPKLLWPMQVDQFESFAERCNTILVVEVNHQGQLAHLIRAETSLNPFSHTICGGMPFTPANIEAAVREQL comes from the coding sequence GTGACAGATCACGCTCATGATATGATATTCCGGATTGCTGGCGACGGTGGTGAAGGCATCATCTCCTGCGGCGATCTTATTGCTGCCGCCTGCGCCCGCTCTGGTCTGGAGGTATATACATTCAAAACCTTCCCTGCCGAGGTGCGTGGTGGTTATGCCATGTATCAGGTTCGTGCCGGCATGAAAGCCCTGCACAATCAGGGTGACAGCTTCGATATATTCTGTGCGCTGAACAGCGAGGCTTATGGCCTCAATAGAAGCCACCTGGTGCCCGGCACCGTCCTTGTTTATGATGATAGCTTCAGCCCTGATATTCCCGATGGCGTACTTGCCTTCCCTATCCCGATGACAACAGCCTCAAAAGGTCTGGGCTTTAAAAAGGCCAAGAACATGGTGGCACTCGGTGCCATCTCTGAACTGTTCAATATACCCGCCAAGACCTTAAAGGATGTGCTGAGCGATAAGTTCAGAAGCAAGGGGGAAAAGGTACTGCGTTCCAATCTCGCAGCGTTTGATAAGGGTGCAGAGCTTGCGACAGGCATGGAAAAGATCGACAAGCTGCAGCTATCCAAAGGTACGGAGTCAAAAGATGTTATTATGATCTCCGGCAATGAGGCCATTGGCCTTGGCGCACTGATTGGCGGCCTGGATTTCTTTTCAGCATACCCCATCACCCCGGCCAGCGAAATAGCCAAGTACCTGGCCATGCACCTGCCCAAAACGGGCGGCTCATTGATTCAGGCCGAGGATGAAATCGCCTCTATCTCGCAAGTAATAGGTGCATCATTCGCCGGCAAAAAGGCCATGACTGCCACCAGCGGCCCAGGCATCTCCCTGATGAGCGAAATGCTGGGGTTTGCCTTTATGAGCGAAACACCGACCGTTGTTGTGGACGTTCAGCGCGGTGGACCATCTACCGGGCTGCCCACCAAACATGAGCAATCAGATCTATTTGCCGCCATCTACGGTAGCCACGGCGATGCCGTCCGCATTGTGCTCTCTGTGGAAAACGTAGCTGACTGTATCAGCATGACAGTCGATGCGATGAATATTGCAGAGAACTATCAATCCCCGGTTATCCTGTTATCCGAGTCTTCACTGGCCTTCTCCAGCCAGACCATCCCTACCCCCGATCCCGATCTCATAGAGGTAGTTCAGCGCAAACGCTGGGGTGGCGAGGGTGAATACCAGCGCTATGAGATGACTGCAGACTTTATCTCGCCGATGGCTGATCCCGGCACCCCATGTGCCCTCCACATCGCTACGGGGCTGGAGCATAAAGCAGACGGCAGACCTGCCTTTACGCAGGATAATCATGAGATGATGTCCAACAAACGTTTTGATAAGCTTAAATCGCTGCCTGATCACTATCACCCGGTTGAAATTGATGGCGATGTCAAAATAGAAGCCGATATCGGCATTATCGCATGGGGCAGCACGATCGGCGTGGTGCGCGAAGCCATCGCCCGCCTCAGGGGTGAAGGCATCAGCGTAAAAGGCTTTTACCCCAAACTTCTCTGGCCGATGCAGGTGGATCAGTTCGAGAGCTTCGCAGAGAGGTGCAACACGATCCTCGTCGTTGAGGTCAACCATCAGGGGCAGCTGGCTCACCTTATCCGTGCGGAAACCTCTCTCAATCCCTTTTCACACACCATTTGCGGAGGCATGCCCTTCACACCGGCCAACATTGAGGCCGCAGTCAGGGAACAGTTATGA
- a CDS encoding NAD(P)/FAD-dependent oxidoreductase, protein MSRIVILGAGISGHTAARYLDKWIGKKHEIIVVSPNAKWNWIPSNIWVGVGQMTEEDVTFDLAEVYKKTNVDFRQAKAISINPEGSADSEKPFITVEYTLESRAGEQENIEYDYMINATGPKLNFGATEGLGPDHGHTVSVCTAGHALEANEKLQATIDRMKAGEHCTVVIGTGHGMCTCQGAAFEYIYNVDHVLREAGVRDMARIVWISNEYELGDFGMGGVHIKRGGYVTNGKTFAESLMVERGIEWITRAHVKKVEAGLIHYETLDGEFHEQEFDFSMLIPPFAGVGLKAFDKAGEDITANIFAPNGFLKVDADYTPRPFAEWSAKDWPRNYQNPTYKNMFAVGIAFAPPHPISKPMQSPNGTAINPTPPRTGMPSATMAKAVAQSIRDMVNGAKEPTHSASMAEMGAACVASTGSHVFKGTAATMTVFPVVPDFEKYPDTGRDIELTTGEIGLAGHWMKYILHHTFIYQAKLKPGWSVLPD, encoded by the coding sequence ATGTCGCGAATCGTGATTTTAGGTGCAGGCATATCTGGCCATACTGCCGCCAGGTATCTTGATAAATGGATAGGCAAGAAACATGAAATTATCGTGGTTTCTCCTAATGCCAAATGGAACTGGATTCCATCCAATATCTGGGTAGGCGTGGGTCAGATGACTGAAGAGGATGTGACCTTCGATCTGGCTGAGGTCTATAAAAAGACCAATGTCGATTTCCGTCAGGCTAAAGCGATTTCTATCAATCCAGAGGGCAGTGCCGATAGTGAGAAACCATTTATCACAGTTGAGTACACCCTTGAGAGCAGAGCCGGTGAGCAGGAAAATATTGAATATGATTACATGATCAATGCCACCGGTCCTAAACTGAACTTTGGCGCTACCGAAGGATTAGGCCCGGATCATGGCCATACTGTATCGGTCTGTACTGCTGGCCATGCACTCGAGGCCAATGAGAAGCTGCAGGCGACCATCGATAGAATGAAAGCAGGCGAGCACTGCACTGTAGTGATCGGAACCGGTCACGGCATGTGCACCTGTCAGGGTGCTGCCTTTGAGTATATCTATAATGTTGATCATGTTCTGCGTGAAGCGGGCGTGCGTGATATGGCCCGTATTGTCTGGATCAGTAATGAGTATGAGCTGGGCGACTTCGGCATGGGCGGCGTACATATCAAACGTGGCGGTTACGTCACCAACGGTAAGACCTTCGCTGAATCACTGATGGTTGAGCGTGGCATCGAGTGGATTACCCGTGCACATGTGAAGAAGGTTGAAGCGGGCCTGATTCATTACGAGACGCTCGATGGTGAATTTCATGAGCAGGAGTTTGATTTCTCCATGCTGATTCCACCGTTTGCCGGTGTTGGTCTGAAGGCCTTTGACAAAGCCGGTGAAGATATTACAGCCAATATCTTTGCACCTAATGGCTTCCTGAAAGTTGATGCCGACTACACACCGCGCCCATTTGCGGAGTGGAGTGCCAAGGATTGGCCAAGGAACTACCAGAACCCAACCTACAAAAACATGTTTGCAGTCGGTATCGCCTTTGCACCACCGCATCCGATCAGCAAACCGATGCAGAGTCCTAATGGCACAGCCATCAACCCGACACCACCACGGACCGGCATGCCTTCAGCAACCATGGCTAAAGCTGTGGCTCAGAGCATCCGCGATATGGTTAATGGCGCTAAAGAGCCAACCCATTCTGCGTCAATGGCAGAGATGGGTGCGGCATGTGTCGCCTCTACCGGTTCGCATGTGTTTAAAGGAACAGCTGCAACAATGACTGTGTTCCCGGTTGTACCGGACTTTGAGAAGTATCCGGATACCGGTCGTGATATTGAGCTTACTACCGGTGAGATCGGTTTGGCAGGTCACTGGATGAAGTATATTCTACATCACACCTTCATCTACCAGGCTAAACTGAAACCGGGCTGGTCAGTGCTACCGGATTAA
- a CDS encoding OmpP1/FadL family transporter yields MKKVICLIAGVTFGSTCAQAGGFIQSSHSAAAAGVADAFAATASDASAVIYNPAGIAWLPGISITGGINLYYRDSSVKIPGGIAPNEGTEPTSGHIFATWAPLDSRWGAGFGFAPLYSINNDWSSTAFAGATKLTVDHASFDGVYAVSSSLAIAAGLDWYLTRADFSQVPNSFKKNNFATFGGHASLMWKPAPAWSLGLTYRSGAKVKLSGSANQELAIKLPDELTVAVARDFADVWRFETDVKWTRWSTLKDMNVTGATPQSNPLNLRDTITAMAGLTWTWRPDSQFRFGYAYDQGANKSAGYNPIIADQDGHRITLGMGGEMADMHMDLAYNYTYYTKKTATGLNAGTYRDRKQAFVFSVSKTFD; encoded by the coding sequence ATGAAAAAAGTAATATGTTTGATCGCCGGAGTAACGTTTGGCAGCACTTGCGCCCAGGCTGGCGGTTTCATCCAGAGCAGCCATTCTGCTGCCGCAGCAGGTGTGGCCGATGCTTTTGCTGCCACGGCAAGCGATGCGTCCGCCGTTATCTATAACCCTGCAGGCATAGCCTGGTTGCCGGGCATATCGATAACCGGTGGTATTAATCTTTATTACAGAGATTCATCAGTGAAGATTCCGGGTGGTATCGCCCCGAATGAAGGGACTGAGCCCACCAGTGGCCATATCTTTGCAACCTGGGCGCCGCTGGATAGCCGCTGGGGCGCAGGTTTCGGATTTGCCCCTCTCTACTCAATCAACAACGACTGGAGCAGTACTGCTTTTGCTGGTGCTACTAAGCTTACGGTGGATCATGCCAGCTTTGATGGTGTCTATGCTGTCAGCAGCAGCCTTGCTATTGCTGCGGGCCTTGACTGGTATCTCACCCGTGCCGATTTTTCTCAGGTTCCCAACAGCTTTAAAAAGAACAACTTTGCCACCTTCGGTGGTCACGCGTCACTAATGTGGAAACCGGCACCGGCTTGGAGTCTTGGTTTAACCTATCGATCCGGTGCCAAGGTCAAGTTGTCCGGTTCTGCCAATCAGGAGCTTGCCATTAAGCTGCCCGATGAACTGACAGTTGCTGTTGCCCGTGATTTTGCCGATGTCTGGCGTTTTGAAACGGATGTGAAGTGGACCCGCTGGTCAACACTGAAGGATATGAATGTTACCGGTGCCACACCTCAGTCAAATCCTCTGAATCTTCGCGATACCATCACAGCGATGGCTGGCCTGACATGGACATGGCGCCCGGATAGCCAGTTCCGTTTTGGATATGCCTATGATCAAGGTGCAAACAAGAGTGCCGGCTATAACCCGATTATTGCAGATCAGGACGGTCACCGCATCACGCTTGGTATGGGCGGAGAGATGGCGGATATGCATATGGACCTAGCTTACAACTATACCTATTACACCAAGAAAACTGCGACTGGACTCAATGCAGGAACCTATCGTGATCGCAAGCAGGCGTTTGTTTTTTCCGTAAGTAAAACCTTCGATTAA
- a CDS encoding ABC transporter permease, with product MSPFHLNLTRVLAVWRRNFLVWKQLAGASMLGNFGDPFLYLLGLGYGLGSYIGAMGGIPYMAYLASGILCSSAMNTATFESLYSAFTRMNQQGTWESMLATPVRIAEIIAGEQVWAATKSLISGTAIFLVAGLLGGIQQWETALLALPVIFLVGLAFAGPALAICAISPSYDFFLYYFTLAVTPMFLFCGVFYPIDTLPAFVQMVAQILPLTHAVALIRPLLTEMPLTMPWLHVGVLAIYAVAGFTLAARLAAHRLLR from the coding sequence ATGAGCCCCTTTCACCTTAATCTCACCCGTGTGCTGGCCGTCTGGCGGCGAAACTTTCTCGTCTGGAAGCAGCTTGCCGGCGCCTCCATGCTCGGCAACTTTGGTGATCCATTTCTCTACCTTCTGGGCCTCGGCTATGGCCTCGGATCTTATATTGGTGCCATGGGAGGCATCCCCTACATGGCGTATCTCGCCAGCGGCATCCTTTGCTCCAGCGCGATGAACACAGCCACCTTTGAGTCCTTATATTCGGCATTTACTCGCATGAACCAACAGGGCACTTGGGAGTCCATGCTAGCCACCCCTGTACGCATTGCCGAGATCATTGCAGGTGAACAGGTGTGGGCAGCTACCAAGAGCCTGATCAGCGGCACGGCAATCTTCCTGGTTGCAGGCCTGCTAGGCGGCATCCAGCAGTGGGAAACGGCACTTCTGGCTCTACCTGTGATCTTCCTGGTAGGTCTCGCCTTTGCGGGTCCCGCTCTGGCGATCTGCGCGATCTCCCCCAGCTACGACTTCTTCCTCTACTATTTCACCCTGGCAGTGACACCGATGTTCCTCTTCTGCGGTGTTTTCTACCCGATCGACACCCTGCCAGCCTTCGTCCAGATGGTGGCGCAGATTCTGCCGCTGACCCATGCGGTGGCACTGATTCGGCCCCTACTCACAGAGATGCCGTTAACTATGCCGTGGCTGCATGTCGGCGTGCTCGCTATTTATGCGGTAGCAGGATTCACTCTGGCCGCGCGCCTGGCCGCTCACCGCCTGCTTCGCTAA